A window of Variovorax paradoxus genomic DNA:
CCACCGACCACGCGGTGCTGCACCTCGATTTCAGTGTCGTCCACGAAGTTACGTGACTCGCGGCGCCAGCCTTTGATGGCTACCGTGGTCTTGCGCTGCTGGTCGCGATAGATCAAACGCGAGAGCTTGATCTCGGCGTTATTGCTTTTGCCGGCGTAGACGTAGTCTTGGTTCAGGCCTGCGACGCTCTGGCGATATTGGCTGTTGGAGGCGGTGAAGCCGAGGAGCCAGTAGCCGTATGGCAGCGAGTAGTGAATGGTCTGGCCTTCGGTGCCCTTTGCCGGGTCGTCGAAGACGTGGTTGTTGATGCTGTGGTTGGCGCTGACGTAGAACAGGTCGTTCAGCCCGAAGGGGTTGTCAAGGGACAGGGTGGCGCCGGACTGATAACGGCCTGTGGCTTCGGTGCCGCTGTCGTCCAGACTGAGCGCAATACGCCACTTCTTGGCTTGGACGTACTTGACGACGAGGTCGCTGTCGCCGGGGTTGGCGTTGGGGGCGGTCGAGGGTTCGATCTGGATGTCAGCTTCGGCGGTCGGGGTGCGCTTGAGGTTTTCCAGTCCTTGTTCAATGTCCCGCAGGTTCAGCAGATCGCCGGGACGCGCGGGAATGGCCGTGGCGAGCAAGGCAGAGCTGCCGAGCAGGGTCGACGAGGAGTCGGCGGTCGTGCGAATGGCTGCGATGCGGCCTGGCACGAGGGACAGCGCCAGGGTGCCGGTGGACAGATCCTGCGGAGCCGCCAGCACGCGGGTGGTGACGTAGCCGCGAGCGATGGCGGCTTGCTGAGCGCGTGCGAGAACCACGTTGACACCGGAGGTGCCGAGGCAGCGACCGATGGGCGAATCGCTGCCATCGGGGCCGGACAGATCGGCGACGGCCCATTGGAAGGACTTGGACTGCTCGCCGACCAGCAGCACGCGGTCGATACGGAAGCACGGCGACTCGGCATCTGAGATGCGCTGCACCGGCGCTGGCGGGCCTGACTGTGGACGTTGGTCGACGGTACGCTCGTACTGCTCGCGTAACGCGCGTTCGCGTTCTTGCTGACGTTGTTGCTCTACGAAGGGCTGTGGCGTACTTGTCGCCTGGGCTTGTGCCAGCAGGGGACCGCCTATCAACACTCCGGCCAGTACGGCGCGCGGATTTGCTCTCAATTTCTCTCCCTCATCCATCATCTTTCTTGTCTACATTCATCGCTCACGCTGAACCGCTGCGGCATCAGCGACAAGCATGAACAGCGCCGCGAGCGCGTCGTCAGAACCGACCAGTGTCCTGAGGGTTGTGCACGATTTGAATCAACACGTCAGGTGTGTAGGACTTCGTGCGCGAAATCTCGGCGATCTCTCCGCCTGCTGCGCCTGCAAAAACCAGCACCCCTTGCCCCTTGTAGGCGAGATAGTGGCGCCAGCGATCCGTTCCGTTGTAAGTGGGGATCCATGCCTTGCCGGTGTTGTTCACTGTCTCGGCATTCGGCTTGCCCATGATCTTGAGAGCCTCGGCGTAGGTCATACCAGTGCGAAGTCGAGCAATTGCGCTGCCCGGTACAGGCTGGCCGACAACGGTTCGCTCCTCGTCTTCTTCCCCTGTGATCAATGCGCGGCGACTGGGCCCGTACAACGGTGCGGTTCGTCAGGCGACAAGCGCGCACACCAAGGTGAAAGCAAGAATAGTTCGACACTTCAATTTCATTCCTCCCGAGTTTTTAAAGCCATCTCACTCTGCGCGACGCATGCTCACAACACGCTTGCTTTCAGTGCGTTTGTGGCCCAATTGCGCTTCAGAATTTTCACTTCCACGGCTGATTGGGCATTAATCACTCGATTGGATGGCTACCGGGAAACGCTTCAGGCAGAATTATTTCGATATATCGCGGAGATTTTATCAGCCAGCCCGGGCTTCAAATCCGAAGAAATCGACTCCCAATTAAGCAACTCAAATGATTGTAAGATCTCGATAAGATTTTCAGTTGCCGAATACTGAACACCCATCCATATTTCCGGCTTCGATTCAGGATCAGAGGACGAATAATCCATTCTGATCGAATCGAAATTCTCCGGAGCAGAAAAAAACTCCTCTCCACTCGAAAAATAGATCAATCCACCCCGAAGGCTGGAAAAAATAAAATCCGCTACAGCCTCAACCCAAGCGCCATCCTCATTTGCGCCTTGCCCTCCAGCAATCCCGGAAAGCATAAACACAGCAGAAATATCCTCCAACCCCAGGTAGATTAGCGTTTGCTGATAAGCCAATAAAATTTTGGTCTCGCTCATGGATGTCATTTTTTCTCCTAATATTTTGGAAATTTGAATTTCGCCGGTTCATTTCTATTAATATCACGAACACTAGGACTATTAATATCGACCGAGGCAGTGCTTGGGCTGGTTTTTGTCGCCTGACCAGCGGGCCGATAAAGAATAGCGGTCCCATCAGGCATTTTTGCCAGCCAGCCGCCACCAATTGGCACAACCACCAACGGCGCTTGGCCATTGAATGCATTTTTTGCAAACTCCTCAGCCGTTTGATTTGGATTGGCTGAGGGCGGCATCGGAATTGGCGTTCCCACCCCACCGATGCCAGGAGGCAAATTCCCACGACCATCGGTGATGGAAGGGGGAACAGAGTAAGTTAGATTAGAGTTTGGAGGAACTGCTCCTGCCCCAAACCCTTCATTAACAACTGCTTCGATGTCTGGGATTTTTTTTCCAGGGATTATGTATGAAGGAAGAATCAAACCCGGGATGCTTGTGCCGCCCTGTTGATTGAGGTCCGCTGGCGGAAGAGGACTCACCGATGGCCCCCCTATCTGCGGCAGTAGGCCTCCCGCCCCAAACCCTCCATTGTTAAAGTCATACCCCAGCGCTACAAGCAAGGAAGCCAAAACGGGACTGGCGGCCAGTACAGTTTCAAACTTTGGAGATGTAAATTTTATTTGCCCAAGCGATCTGGGCAATTCGGTATTTGGCTCTCCCGTTCGAGGATCGATAAGAGGCGGCGGTGAAATATCTGGGGTGCAAACTGTGCCAAAACAGAAGCGATAACCGATTGGCTCAGTGGCCAGACCGCCGATGAGGGTATCACCCCGTGCGGCGTTCTGCTGATTCACACTCTGTTGATAGGCTGCGGGATCATCGTACGCTTGACGAATCAAGTTTTGAATTTCAGGCTGCGCGAGGTAGTTTTGTATTTTCTCAAAAATCTGACGCTGAGCGGGTGGCAGATCCTCAGGCCCTAAGCTCAGAATCTTGTCAATGGAAGATTGCAATTGTGTAGCGCCTGAGACCACTCGTTCTGCATCGGGGTGGTTTCCGGCGCTCGTTGACGCGTTCGCAGGCGTGCTGAACAGAATTGATAGCAACGATGCAGTCGTGGGAATTTGCCCAGTAAACGCCTGTGTGATCTGCTGCTGCGCACTAATGCTGCGCATTTCCCTCTCGCGGTCCATCATTTGCAGCGCATTGCTGCTGTCCACGCCAGTGCGCACGTTTGTGTTGCCCGCAATGCCTGATATGCCGCTCTGAGTGATGCTGCTCAGGTTGACGTGGCTATTACCGAGGCCTGCGCTTGGCGAGCCAGACGAACTCACCGATACGCTGTATCCGCTGCCTCTGAACACATCGTGATTGAGTAAGTCGCGCATCGTGAGGCTACCGCTAGCGAAGCTGTTCTTGCCGCCATCAACCGCTGCATCGGTGCTGCTGATCACGCCGCCCACGATATTGGTGTTGCCGCCCACCTTCACGTCGAAACCGCCGTCACCCGCAAGGAATCCGCTCTGTTTCGTCGCGCTCGCAAAATCGCCGTCGCCACGAAGGTTGTGCGCGTTAGCGCTAACGGTGCTCTCGCCATAGCAGTACCAAACGCAGATGGTGGCGCTGAAACCGGCCCCACTGTTTTGGCTGTGATACGTGCTGGTGTCCTGCAAGGTCTCGATCTGGAGGTTGCCACCCACCACGGCATTGATCCGATTCCCGGAGACGGTTGCGCCACGCAAGGACGTGTCGCCACCGCTGATGATGTTGACCTGCCGTCCCGCGCTCACAGTGGTATTCGTCCAACTGCGGTCGGTGCCGTTGTCGCGCCCGCTTTGACTTCCCGCGGCCACTTCAATGGTCAGTCCGGTGGTCGCCCCAACATTGAAGCCCACTCCGACGCTGCCGCTGCTACTGCGGCTTGTAGAGCTCTGACTGCTGCTGTTCGCCACAGCCTCCAGCGTGACGCTATTGTCCGCCGAGAGATTGACGCTCTTGCCAGCACTGATTTCGCTGCCGCGCACAAGGATATGGGAATCCTTGCCGCCACCGGTGGCCGTGATCGTCACATTGCCACTGGCCTGTACGCGCGAAGCAAGCGCGATATCACCGTCTTGGGTGCTGGTGGTTTCGCTAGACGCTCGACCCAGCATCAGAGTGGCGCCACCAGTCAGACTCTGAGCCCCCTGGCCGCTTGCGAACCCGGCCACATCGTTGCTGATCCCCTGATAAGTCGAATAGCCGCTGAGCGCCATGCTGGCCGCCCCCAGCGCCTTCATCCGATCATCCTTGGTGTCCTTCATTGCCTGGGAGGTGTCCTCCAGGTTGCGTAGCGTGTCGATCAGCGGCGCCTTGAAGCCCAGCGTGATCCCACTTTGCGAGAAGCTCTGCGTACTCTCGCTGCGACTGGTCTCGCGCGCCTCAACGATTTGTACGTTGCGCGCCTGGATGTCGATATCACCGCCCGGCGCGATCACATCGCTGCCCACCTGGCGATATTGATTGCCGGCGGTGATGATGACATTGCCCGAGATGGCCCCGACCGTGCTGCCAACCGCGGTCGTTTCGTCGGTATTTCGCGTGCTGCGCGAGTCCTGTCGACCCCAAGTCCAACCAGACCCGCCGTCGAACATGCCACTTCGCGACTGCTGTCGAACGTATTGGCTGTCGCGAGTTTGGGTCGCGGCTTCGATCGTGACATCGTTGCCTGCCCAAAGCTCTGTTCCCTTGTCGCTCACGACGTTCGAGCCGCGAATTTTTATGTCTTTGCCCGCGTCCAGGATGACCGTCTTTCCACCCAGGCTACTGCCGATGACGCTCGTCGAGTTGAAGCTGCCTTGCTCCGTGCGCTTCTCGCCACTACGCGAAATTCGCAGCCCCTCATTCAACGCACTTGTCGATTGACCCGCATCGATATTGATGTCGCGCTTCGCTGCAATGCCGAGCTCGCCATCGGTGCTGTTGATCGCGCCCGCTCGCACGTTCACATCCCTCTTGGCCGTCAGGCTGATGTCTCCAGTTGCCTCGATGCGAGTTCCGAACTCTTGCGTACTGGCTTCCGCACGATAGTTGCCAGCGCTGCGAATGGTCGCCTCCTGCCTGGAGGTGGTGACCGTGCCCAGATTGATGTCCCGGCCTGCACCGATCTCGGTTGTTCCTTCCTTGCCGCTGTTGGAGATCAGCGCGCCGATCAAGTTGACATCGCGTCCAGCCGAAGCCACCAGCGTGCCCTTCGGATCGCTCACGTAGAGACCCGCAACCCGGTCGACGATGGTCGCGCCGCGCAGGCTTGCGGCCCCAGGCTGAATGTCCATTGCCAACGCGCCGCTGCTGGTCGTGGTGCGTACATTGATGTCGCGGCCGGCCTCGATCTTCAGCTTGCTGTCGGCATCGATGATCCCGCCGATGTTGTTCAGGTCGGTCCTGGCGTTGAGATCGACGTTGCCGCCGGAGATGCGGCCATTCAGGTTCTGGATGTTCTCCGCAGTGATCTTGACCGTGCTGCGCCCGGCGACCGTGCCGCTGTTGACCAGGTCACCGTCCAACTGGATGTTGACCTCCTTGCCGGACAGCAAAGCCCCGGAGCCGTCGATGTCGCCGTTCTTCACGCGCACATAGACCTGCGGGACCAGCACGCGCTGGATGCTGCCGTCCGGAAGCGTCACGGCCTGCTCCACCAGCCAGACGATGTCGCTGGTGAGCTGGGCCATCTGCGTATCCGTGAGAGCGATCCCGGGGCGCAGGCCATACTGGCGCGCAACGGTAACGCCAGCGTCCATCAGCGCGGCGTACTGCTTCTCGTCGCTGTCATAGCCATCCAGATAGCGGTAGCCCGTCAGTTGGGCCAACTGCTCGCGGACCAGGCGCTGTTCGTAGTAGCCGTCACCCAGACGCTTGAGGGTGTTGTCCGGATCGAGCCCAAGGTTGTTCAGCAGGTAGTCGCTGCCGAGCCAGTTGCGGTAGTTGGCGAAGCGTGGGTCGGTCTCGACGAGGTAGCGACTCGATGCTCCCGAAAGAGTCCGGAACAGGCTGGCCGTGGGCAGGGCCAGGCCTGGCATGGTGGTGCGTACGACCTGGGACGTGCCGGAGCTGGCCGTCAGCTTGACTTCGATGATCGGCGGGACGATGGGTCCGTTTGTTCCTGGTGCGTGCCCACTGCCGTTGACACCGCTGGCGCCGGCCACGCCTTGATTTGTTTTACCGGGAGCTAAGGTGCCGGTGGGCGTGCCGCTTCCAGAGACGGCGACATTGCCATCTTGCCTTGCGGCAGCCAGCGTGACCGTGATGGGGGTGGAGACGTTGTAAGGCGTGGGCATCGGCATGTTGCCGCTGCCGTTGTTGTAGTACTGCCAGCCGGTGCGATTTTGCGAGCCCGAGACTTCGAGGTTCTTGTCGGTGATCTTTCCGCCAGTCACATTCAGCGCGCCACCAGCCAGGATCTGACTCATGTCGTTGGTGCCGCTATCGACGGCAATGTCCATCTTGCGGCCGGCGACGATGCGGCCGGGCGCAGACGTCTGCAAGACCGGGGTGGTGTTCGATTCCGAGTAGGTCCAGGAGTAGTACGCACTGGCCCGGCTCTCGTAGACATACTTGATGAAGGCTTCCGTCACAGCATCCAGCGCCTGGTGGGCCTCGAGATAGGCCGCGCGCTGAGTGTCATCAGGTGTATCGGTGGCCGGAGGTGCCACGCCGAATGTGGCCCAGATCGGATTGGTGCGGGAATACCACGCGCCGGGTTCGTTGATGTCCTCCTGGAAATCGGTCCCGACCGGACGCGAACCATGCAGATCGCTGCTGTTTTGCGGCGCCTTCGCGTAGTAGGTCTTGAAGCGAGACATGGGGTACTTCGCGGACGGGACGACGATGCCCGCGAACGGCCCAATGATGGGGCCATCGGGCTGACCGATGAAGCTCGGCCACAACCCACCCATCATGCGCACGAAGTCGTAAGACGCGGCCGCGACACTCACGAAGGCCAACTGGTCGACTGTGTAACGTGTAGCACTTCCAGGCAATGCGTACTCGGTGATCGAATCGCTCGCCTTGCCGCCTTGCATTGCCCAGGTCACGCCGCCATTGGTGTTGTTCAGGACCGAGGTCCTGATATCGACGTCCCGGGTCGCCTCGATGGTCGCGGCATGGTTGTTCACCGTGCCGGCCGAACCGCTGGCTTTGCCGTCCACGAGCGCGCCACCGATGGCAAGATCCCCATCGCTGAAAATGAGCGCCCCGTCCCGATTGTTCAGAT
This region includes:
- a CDS encoding hemagglutinin repeat-containing protein, with amino-acid sequence MNRHLHRVVFNAARGMRMVVQETASSTGKGASKATSVAGGVFAGVALAGSLAVAPLHAQIVGAPNVPGNQRPTVLVAPNGVPLVNIQTPSAAGVSRNIYNQFSVGPNGAILNNSRANVQTQLGGFVQANPNLATGAARIILNEVNGGSPSQLRGYIEVGGQRAEVIIANPAGISVDGGGFINASRATLTTGTPQFNALGGLDSFLVRGGTVTIDGAGLDASKTDYAAILARAVQVNAGIWASELKVVTGANEVGADHGQITPTAGTGVAPTFALDVAALGGMYANKIVLVGSEAGLGVRNAGNIGAGAGGLVVTAAGRLENIGTLEGQRIELTTPGDIDNRGGTIRQTSFAGLTIASPILSNTNGGVIGAEPVSVGASGSGNTSPGTANPVSGGSTASASAPDNGSSGASGAPASTTYAPPAPGVITAGGTISNDGGKIYAGGPITLNTPQVNNAGGLLNVATMAVAGPSFSNAGGTLTVSQNFGANVGTFDNMGGKLNAGSLQINTTGDFINVDGKLTSDGDVNLAIGGNADNTRGTISATSALTAGIVGATNNTSGTLIANNNVALSAASLDNTKGGIQSAGANTQLVVASQLINAAGTIGAAKDVSIQAGSLSNSGSVRGTNDTALNVSGALINDRSITAGRNTQIVAGSVQGSRTGVFGAGVQNDGSSGGSGDLRIAASGALIANGTNFAAGNTVLQGASVDLSSSETNGAEIAITAANGNVTTSRAKVVTPGTLKVTATGAVFNIAGTLAADGAATVDAGSLDNSSGTLASVTNNLRIKTIGATSNKAGSLLAAGAVELENSGLDNTEGKLSGNSLSVATGNGQLDNTHGTLTATTTVALSSGALVNDAGLIQSGGAMTIDTNGQSLTNTNAANYTTKQGGITSADTLKLKTGTVTNTAGFIGAKNSLDAKTQGFTNTGGGEVFGQSTVAINTNGANYDNSGGKTLAVGDLGIDAGGITNTGGLIRSTATTTLNAGSVINKDSQGTDQGIEGTSVSITAATLTNKFGAIRADGNATLTSTTKIDNSQGLVSAGDTLTVQDPGTPGSLSVVNTGGTLVASKKVVLEAGAVTWDGKLLSLGDMDLAVKQDISFAAGSETVANKNLTLSTTGNITNSGRLAAGKELKLSAKDIENTATGDIQGETTILKASGTLTNRGVIDGKTTSINAGTLNNRGTGRIYGDQISIGAVTLNNETETVGGVASSGTIAARRRLDLGVTNLNNRDGALIFSDGDLAIGGALVDGKASGSAGTVNNHAATIEATRDVDIRTSVLNNTNGGVTWAMQGGKASDSITEYALPGSATRYTVDQLAFVSVAAASYDFVRMMGGLWPSFIGQPDGPIIGPFAGIVVPSAKYPMSRFKTYYAKAPQNSSDLHGSRPVGTDFQEDINEPGAWYSRTNPIWATFGVAPPATDTPDDTQRAAYLEAHQALDAVTEAFIKYVYESRASAYYSWTYSESNTTPVLQTSAPGRIVAGRKMDIAVDSGTNDMSQILAGGALNVTGGKITDKNLEVSGSQNRTGWQYYNNGSGNMPMPTPYNVSTPITVTLAAARQDGNVAVSGSGTPTGTLAPGKTNQGVAGASGVNGSGHAPGTNGPIVPPIIEVKLTASSGTSQVVRTTMPGLALPTASLFRTLSGASSRYLVETDPRFANYRNWLGSDYLLNNLGLDPDNTLKRLGDGYYEQRLVREQLAQLTGYRYLDGYDSDEKQYAALMDAGVTVARQYGLRPGIALTDTQMAQLTSDIVWLVEQAVTLPDGSIQRVLVPQVYVRVKNGDIDGSGALLSGKEVNIQLDGDLVNSGTVAGRSTVKITAENIQNLNGRISGGNVDLNARTDLNNIGGIIDADSKLKIEAGRDINVRTTTSSGALAMDIQPGAASLRGATIVDRVAGLYVSDPKGTLVASAGRDVNLIGALISNSGKEGTTEIGAGRDINLGTVTTSRQEATIRSAGNYRAEASTQEFGTRIEATGDISLTAKRDVNVRAGAINSTDGELGIAAKRDINIDAGQSTSALNEGLRISRSGEKRTEQGSFNSTSVIGSSLGGKTVILDAGKDIKIRGSNVVSDKGTELWAGNDVTIEAATQTRDSQYVRQQSRSGMFDGGSGWTWGRQDSRSTRNTDETTAVGSTVGAISGNVIITAGNQYRQVGSDVIAPGGDIDIQARNVQIVEARETSRSESTQSFSQSGITLGFKAPLIDTLRNLEDTSQAMKDTKDDRMKALGAASMALSGYSTYQGISNDVAGFASGQGAQSLTGGATLMLGRASSETTSTQDGDIALASRVQASGNVTITATGGGKDSHILVRGSEISAGKSVNLSADNSVTLEAVANSSSQSSTSRSSSGSVGVGFNVGATTGLTIEVAAGSQSGRDNGTDRSWTNTTVSAGRQVNIISGGDTSLRGATVSGNRINAVVGGNLQIETLQDTSTYHSQNSGAGFSATICVWYCYGESTVSANAHNLRGDGDFASATKQSGFLAGDGGFDVKVGGNTNIVGGVISSTDAAVDGGKNSFASGSLTMRDLLNHDVFRGSGYSVSVSSSGSPSAGLGNSHVNLSSITQSGISGIAGNTNVRTGVDSSNALQMMDREREMRSISAQQQITQAFTGQIPTTASLLSILFSTPANASTSAGNHPDAERVVSGATQLQSSIDKILSLGPEDLPPAQRQIFEKIQNYLAQPEIQNLIRQAYDDPAAYQQSVNQQNAARGDTLIGGLATEPIGYRFCFGTVCTPDISPPPLIDPRTGEPNTELPRSLGQIKFTSPKFETVLAASPVLASLLVALGYDFNNGGFGAGGLLPQIGGPSVSPLPPADLNQQGGTSIPGLILPSYIIPGKKIPDIEAVVNEGFGAGAVPPNSNLTYSVPPSITDGRGNLPPGIGGVGTPIPMPPSANPNQTAEEFAKNAFNGQAPLVVVPIGGGWLAKMPDGTAILYRPAGQATKTSPSTASVDINSPSVRDINRNEPAKFKFPKY
- a CDS encoding ShlB/FhaC/HecB family hemolysin secretion/activation protein, which produces MMDEGEKLRANPRAVLAGVLIGGPLLAQAQATSTPQPFVEQQRQQERERALREQYERTVDQRPQSGPPAPVQRISDAESPCFRIDRVLLVGEQSKSFQWAVADLSGPDGSDSPIGRCLGTSGVNVVLARAQQAAIARGYVTTRVLAAPQDLSTGTLALSLVPGRIAAIRTTADSSSTLLGSSALLATAIPARPGDLLNLRDIEQGLENLKRTPTAEADIQIEPSTAPNANPGDSDLVVKYVQAKKWRIALSLDDSGTEATGRYQSGATLSLDNPFGLNDLFYVSANHSINNHVFDDPAKGTEGQTIHYSLPYGYWLLGFTASNSQYRQSVAGLNQDYVYAGKSNNAEIKLSRLIYRDQQRKTTVAIKGWRRESRNFVDDTEIEVQHRVVGGLEFSLNHKEFIGDATLEGTLAYKRGTGGFGSRVAPEEEFGEGTSRLKLYTADISLNAPFKLGEQKLRYSGLIRAQWNRTPLTPQDRFSIGGRYTVRGFDGETSLLGERGWLIRNDVGWAVGQGGAELYAGMDYGQVGGRSTIDLLGRSLAGAVVGVRGQWTKLSYDFFVGAPISKPEGYRTAKVTLGFNLNHSF